From a single Sorghum bicolor cultivar BTx623 chromosome 5, Sorghum_bicolor_NCBIv3, whole genome shotgun sequence genomic region:
- the LOC110435847 gene encoding uncharacterized protein LOC110435847 has protein sequence MASSSAVSLVPSLGFSPVSEKLTRANYQAWSAEVLSAIKGAQLYSFIKSTAAPPPELLDVKGDDKNAEPKPNPEYDIWVAKDQQVLSFILSNLGKEILAQVSSEKTAAAAWAAIEAMHASQSRARIIATRMALATATKGSSSVADYFGKMKGLADEMASAGRKLEDDELVSYILTGLDLDFNPVVSAVSARVEPITVAELYTQLTSFEQRMELHGGGSQSSANMAAKGGRGGGGNFNNPRNRNGGGRGGFGRGGRGGRGNGGHGPNFQAGVFCQLCGKEGHSIIKCYKRFDPTFTGPPQKSAAAAIASYGVDTNWYVDSGATDHVTGDLEKLTVRDKYGGHDQVHMASGKGDEEDSPSRQM, from the exons ATGGCATCCTCTTCCGCTGTATCGCTTGTTCCCTCCTTAGGGTTCTCGCCCGTCAGCGAGAAGCTGACTCGCGCCAACTATCAAGCATGGAGCGCAGAGGTCCTCTCGGCGATCAAGGGGGCGCAGCTCTACAGCTTCATCAAGTCCACGGCGGCTCCACCACCCGAGTTACTTGATGTCAAGGGTGATGACAAGAATGCCGAGCCAAAGCCCAATCCCGAATATGATATTTGGGTTGCAAAGGACCAACAGGTCCTGAGTTTCATCCTTTCCAATCTTGGGAAGGAGATCCTTGCTCAGGTGTCTTCAGAGAAGACTGCAGCCGCGGCATGGGCCGCGATCGAAGCCATGCACGCGTCCCAGTCAAGGGCGCGGATCATCGCTACAAGGATGGCCCTTGCAACTGCAACCAAGGGGTCCTCCTCTGTGGCAGATTACTTCGGCAAGATGAAAGGCCTCGCAGATGAGATGGCATCTGCGGGAAGAAAGCTTGAAGATGACGAGCTTGTCTCGTATATTCTCACTGGGCTGGACCTGGACTTCAATCCAGTTGTCTCAGCAGTGAGCGCCAGAGTGGAACCAATTACGGTGGCAGAGCTGTACACACAGCTCACAAGCTTTGAACAGAGGATGGAACTTCATGGTGGAGGTTCCCAATCGTCGGCCAACATGGCCGCCAAAGGAGGACGTGGAGGCGGCGGCAACTTCAACAACCCTCGCAACCGCAATGGTGGCGGTCGCGGGGGCTTCGGACGAGGCGGCAGAGGTGGTCGCGGCAACGGTGGCCATGGCCCCAATTTCCAGGCGGGCGTCTTCTGCCAGCTCTGTGGGAAAGAAGGGCACTCCATCATTAAGTGCTACAAACGCTTCGACCCCACGTTCACTGGTCCTCCTCAGAAGAGCGCTGCGGCTGCCATAGCGTCATATGGCGTGGACACCAATTGGTACGTAGACTCGGGTGCTACGGACCACGTGACTGGCGATCTGGAGAAACTCACAGTTCGTGACAAGTATGGAGGTCATGACCAGGTTCATATGGCAAGTGGAAAAG GGGACGAGGAGGACTCTCCTTCAAGGCAGATGTGA
- the LOC8070685 gene encoding putative nuclease HARBI1 has product MSDHPDASRRSLNFLDQFLADGQIIDDALDEATTVIQSTIEGLQKEASDHRKNPRRYIKRPREEAHQKLVDDYFAENPLYPSHLFRRRFRMSKPLFQRIVDALGQWSEYFTQRVDAVNRQGLSPLQKCTAAIRQLATGSAADQLDDYLKIGETTAMEALKNFVKGVREIFGERYLRRPTMEDTERLLKLGERRGFPGMFGSIDCMHWQWERCPVAWKGQFTRGDQKVPTLILEAVASHDLWIWHAFFGAAGSNNDINVLNQSTVFINELKGQAPRVQYMVNGNQHNIGYFLADGIYPEWAVFVKSIRLPITEKEKLYAQEQEGARKDIERAFGVLQRRWCILKRPARLYDRAVLRDVVLACIILHNMIVEDEKDQDIIEENLDLNMPPSSSTVQEPEFSPEQDIPLARTLEKDTSIRDKTTHRRLKNDLIEHIWNKFGGHARRTGV; this is encoded by the coding sequence ATGTCTGACCATCCTGATGCAAGTCGGCGTTCTCTGAACTTCTTGGATCAGTTCCTTGCTGACGGTCAGATCATAGATGACGCTCTCGATGAAGCCACAACAGTCATACAGTCCACAATCGAAGGTCTTCAAAAAGAGGCTTCTGACCATCGAAAGAATCCAAGAAGGTACATCAAGAGGCCACGAGAGGAAGCACATCAAAAACTAGTGGATGATTATTTCGCAGAAAATCCTCTTTACCCTTCTCATCTTTTTCGCCGAAGATTTCGTATGTCTAAGCCACTGTTTCAACGCATCGTTGATGCCTTGGGTCAGTGGTCTGAGTATTTTACTCAGAGGGTTGATGCAGTTAATCGGCAAGGACTGAGTCCACTCCAGAAGTGTACTGCAGCTATTCGCCAATTGGCTACTGGTAGTGCTGCAGATCAATTAGATGACTACTTGAAGATAGGAGAGACCACTGCAATGGAGGCATTGAAGAATTTTGTGAAAGGGGTTAGAGAAATATTTGGTGAGAGATATCTGAGGCGTCCCACTATGGAAGATACTGAGCGCCTACTCAAACTTGGTGAGAGACGAGGTTTTCCTGGAATGTTTGGCAGCATTGACTGCATGCATTGGCAATGGGAAAGATGCCCGGTTGCTTGGAAGGGTCAGTTTACTCGGGGTGATCAGAAAGTGCCAACTCTGATACTTGAAGCTGTGGCCTCTCATGATCTTTGGATTTGGCATGCATTCTTTGGAGCAGCGGGGTCTAACAATGATATTAATGTGTTGAACCAGTCTACTGTATTTATCAATGAGCTTAAAGGACAGGCTCCTAGAGTGCAGTACATGGTGAATGGAAATCAACACAACATTGGATACTTTCTTGCTGATGGAATATATCCTGAATGGGCAGTGTTTGTGAAGTCGATACGACTCCCTATCACtgagaaggagaagttgtatgcACAGGAACAAGAAGGGGCAAGAAAAGATATCGAGAGAGCCTTTGGTGTATTGCAGCGTCGATGGTGCATCTTAAAACGACCAGCTCGTTTATATGACCGAGCTGTACTCCGTGATGTCGTGCTAGCGTGCATCATACTTCACAATATGATAGTTGAAGATGAGAAAGATCAGGACATTATTGAAGAAAATCTAGACCTAAATATGCCACCTAGTTCATCAACCGTTCAAGAACCAGAGTTCTCTCCTGAACAGGATATTCCGTTAGCTAGAACTTTAGAAAAGGATACTTCTATTCGAGATAAGACGACTCATCGCAGACTTAAGAATGATTTGATCGAACATATTTGGAATAAGTTTGGTGGTCATGCACGTAGAACTGGAGTTTGA